The Haloplasma contractile SSD-17B genome has a window encoding:
- a CDS encoding diacylglycerol/lipid kinase family protein: MRYLFAVNPASGKGKALLKMEKLKRYLDQDGFDYMTFQTKPTHYASKLRTLILTESITHVFAVGGDGTASEVLNAIIGLDVLFGIIPFGTGNDFARLLKIPNKTKEVFNMIKKNHSDYIDVGKANDQYFLNYISFGLDAEISHNSEKYKRFMPGGSAYVVGLFKTLFKYKPTRLSINNHEEELILTTIHNGTYYGGGMKISPYAKLDDGLFELCVIKGVSKFKLLFIFPTIFSGKHVHFKQYVSFKQNDHYTIVPQEEVMMGIDGETVKINESITVETIKKTVKLIQP; encoded by the coding sequence ATGAGATATTTATTCGCTGTAAATCCTGCTTCCGGAAAAGGGAAAGCATTACTAAAAATGGAAAAATTAAAACGATATTTAGACCAAGATGGGTTTGATTATATGACCTTTCAAACGAAACCGACCCATTATGCTTCTAAGTTGAGAACGTTGATTTTGACTGAATCAATCACCCATGTATTTGCGGTAGGAGGGGATGGAACTGCTTCTGAAGTATTAAATGCAATCATAGGGCTTGATGTATTGTTTGGCATCATACCGTTTGGAACAGGGAATGACTTCGCTCGCTTACTCAAAATTCCTAATAAAACCAAAGAAGTTTTTAATATGATTAAAAAAAATCACAGTGATTACATTGATGTCGGAAAAGCCAATGATCAATACTTTTTAAATTATATTAGTTTTGGGCTCGATGCTGAAATAAGTCATAATTCAGAAAAGTATAAACGGTTTATGCCGGGAGGTTCAGCTTATGTAGTTGGTTTATTCAAGACTCTATTTAAATATAAACCGACACGACTTAGCATTAATAATCATGAGGAGGAATTAATCCTAACCACTATTCATAATGGTACGTACTACGGTGGTGGGATGAAAATTAGTCCTTATGCAAAGCTAGATGACGGACTTTTTGAGCTATGTGTAATTAAGGGAGTCTCTAAATTCAAACTGTTGTTCATTTTTCCTACTATTTTTTCAGGCAAGCATGTTCATTTTAAACAATACGTTTCGTTTAAACAAAATGATCACTACACGATTGTCCCTCAAGAGGAAGTAATGATGGGAATCGATGGAGAAACAGTAAAGATAAATGAATCAATTACTGTGGAAACTATTAAAAAGACAGTCAAATTGATTCAACCATAA
- the fsa gene encoding fructose-6-phosphate aldolase, which produces MKFFIDTANIEEIREIYQMGIISGVTTNPSLVAKEGKQVKDVIEEIASLVDGPISGEVNSLDYENMLKEGREIASVHPNIVVKIPMTEDGMKVVNQLSKDGIKTNVTLIFSASQALIAARAGASYVSPFVGRVDDISNDGMGIIEDIADLFVIHGIETEIIAASIRHPMHVKDAALAGSDIATVPYDVLKKCFKHPLTDIGIEKFKAAYEGKK; this is translated from the coding sequence ATGAAATTTTTTATTGATACTGCTAATATTGAAGAAATAAGAGAAATCTATCAAATGGGAATTATAAGTGGTGTAACAACAAACCCATCACTAGTAGCTAAAGAGGGGAAGCAAGTTAAAGATGTAATTGAAGAAATTGCATCATTAGTTGATGGACCAATAAGTGGTGAAGTAAATAGTCTTGATTATGAAAACATGCTAAAAGAAGGTAGAGAAATTGCATCAGTTCATCCGAATATCGTAGTAAAAATTCCAATGACTGAGGATGGAATGAAAGTCGTTAATCAATTAAGCAAAGATGGTATTAAGACAAATGTCACACTTATTTTCTCCGCGTCTCAAGCACTTATAGCAGCACGTGCAGGAGCATCGTATGTTAGTCCATTTGTAGGACGAGTCGATGATATTTCAAACGATGGTATGGGAATTATTGAGGACATTGCAGATTTATTTGTTATTCATGGAATTGAAACTGAAATTATTGCAGCTAGTATTCGTCACCCAATGCATGTTAAAGATGCAGCATTAGCGGGATCTGATATAGCAACGGTACCGTATGATGTCTTAAAGAAATGCTTTAAACATCCGCTAACTGATATAGGAATTGAGAAGTTTAAAGCAGCTTATGAAGGAAAGAAATAA
- a CDS encoding M15 family metallopeptidase, producing MQISNEPVIKRLFIVFILIIISLSVYYYQNGATDSLNSYYKDPETQNLTYYQENSLEYIMDHHEEYKQLGYQNEDINEMIFILRFEELKDVLKRQLRSDILVPYLAYSNFKYAHMLHYEQVRKTNGVSRLEAINRYHHPNMTDDFYNAIQDAINPQTELVLVNKNYSLTKDYLPGKLVSINDLPLVIPSKDKDRNKVLDVTYQALKEMFKDSKKEGLNLFVSSGYRSFNRQDVVYNYYLVEGGRSYADSFSARPGHSEHQTGYAVDVTCGNVLYRLVEKFEDTQEGKWIKKHAHLYGFIIRYPKNREASTGYNYEPWHLRYVGTDAAKKIVDENLLLEEYLLKYTELPN from the coding sequence ATGCAAATTAGTAATGAACCGGTAATTAAACGGTTATTTATTGTTTTTATCCTTATTATTATATCTTTATCTGTTTATTATTATCAGAATGGTGCAACTGATTCGTTAAATAGTTACTACAAAGACCCTGAGACACAAAATCTTACCTATTATCAAGAGAATTCACTGGAGTATATCATGGATCATCATGAGGAATATAAACAGCTAGGTTATCAAAACGAAGACATAAATGAAATGATCTTCATCTTAAGGTTCGAAGAATTAAAGGACGTCCTAAAGCGTCAGTTACGAAGTGACATTTTAGTTCCCTATCTTGCTTATAGTAATTTCAAGTATGCTCACATGTTGCATTATGAACAAGTTCGTAAGACTAATGGTGTATCTCGATTAGAAGCCATTAACAGGTACCATCATCCTAACATGACGGATGATTTTTACAACGCTATACAAGATGCAATCAATCCACAAACAGAATTAGTACTGGTTAATAAAAATTATTCATTAACTAAAGACTATTTACCAGGCAAGTTGGTATCCATCAATGACCTACCACTAGTTATACCTAGTAAAGACAAAGACCGTAATAAAGTGTTAGATGTTACCTATCAGGCACTTAAAGAAATGTTTAAAGACTCTAAAAAAGAAGGGTTAAATCTGTTTGTATCGAGTGGATACAGGTCATTTAATCGTCAAGACGTTGTATACAACTACTATTTAGTTGAAGGCGGTAGGAGTTATGCCGATTCGTTCAGTGCAAGACCTGGTCATAGCGAACATCAAACCGGTTATGCTGTTGATGTAACGTGTGGAAATGTCTTGTATCGTTTAGTAGAAAAATTTGAAGATACACAAGAAGGAAAGTGGATCAAAAAGCATGCCCACTTATATGGGTTTATTATTCGTTATCCTAAAAATAGAGAAGCTTCTACTGGTTATAACTATGAACCCTGGCATTTACGATATGTAGGCACGGATGCTGCTAAAAAAATTGTTGATGAAAACCTTCTTCTTGAAGAATATTTGCTAAAATATACTGAACTACCAAATTGA
- a CDS encoding class I SAM-dependent methyltransferase, translated as MNKVWSEEIQGINTLDLSRELRFRDDRKDLFLTLLGITSELTVVDIGCGPGTLTRKLSKWLGPNATIIGIDRDINFINYAREKADKHHENITYIEGDALNLPLKDNSVDASVSHTVIEHVPNKEFLLEQKRICRPGGRVSVMFARPDKYIRTESVETPQLTKRETELMTKLFSHNSSDVDRKYNIGTYWPDSIELPKLFEKLGFKQVFVDAIAVPIAIDDSRLIEHEKIVMVENEKRQLLETIHLELNSYKTLTVAEAKDLKRLIDERFNKRIKQIQNGFKLWDYTITLTQIVSGIV; from the coding sequence TTGAATAAAGTTTGGTCAGAAGAGATACAGGGAATAAACACCCTAGATTTAAGTCGAGAATTACGGTTTCGAGATGATCGAAAAGATTTATTTTTAACGCTTCTCGGAATAACTTCCGAGTTGACAGTCGTGGACATAGGGTGTGGACCTGGTACCCTAACCAGAAAACTATCAAAATGGTTAGGACCTAATGCGACTATAATAGGTATTGATCGAGACATCAATTTTATAAACTATGCTAGGGAGAAGGCAGATAAACATCATGAAAACATAACTTATATAGAGGGTGATGCACTAAACCTCCCACTAAAGGACAACTCAGTAGATGCCTCTGTATCTCATACAGTGATTGAACATGTGCCTAATAAAGAGTTTCTATTAGAACAAAAAAGAATATGTCGACCTGGTGGTAGAGTATCTGTTATGTTTGCTAGACCAGATAAATACATTAGAACAGAATCAGTTGAAACTCCACAACTCACAAAACGCGAAACCGAGCTCATGACTAAACTCTTTTCTCACAATTCTTCTGATGTTGATAGAAAATATAATATAGGAACGTATTGGCCTGATTCAATCGAACTACCAAAATTGTTTGAAAAACTTGGCTTTAAACAAGTCTTTGTCGATGCAATCGCCGTTCCCATTGCAATCGATGATTCGCGCCTTATAGAGCATGAAAAAATCGTAATGGTCGAAAATGAAAAACGACAATTGCTCGAAACAATTCATCTTGAACTAAATTCGTACAAAACGTTAACAGTAGCTGAAGCAAAAGATTTAAAAAGACTCATAGACGAACGGTTTAATAAGCGAATTAAACAGATTCAAAATGGTTTCAAATTATGGGACTATACGATCACTCTTACGCAAATCGTTTCTGGTATTGTCTAA
- a CDS encoding zinc-binding metallopeptidase family protein: MDYIEIIRIRRRFIPYLTDDLKDQNTRNAILSYLKTLNQERLTISSYKKEVIVHISSFTKKEHLIAYRANMSALPKESIEELNHKSMKKGVRQAFGYDIHLTIALGLITEILESNLDHQFLFIFQSNNHDSINGLLKSKQMKQYQIDEIYSLQFDPELNANQLLISPGVRYSYCREIKIEITTRQNPFIKKHPELLKFEPVKRSTELIVKLQSLLKEITRENDVVLSFCNIQSTLLEEHSTKMVILEGTIRAFDSEVIKTLKVKIETVIEKLMNAYNSKIHISYGLYYPRVYNHEELAHTLNTYYSRKMEYQLVTKAPYLYGNDFGFYTNKFNGLLITIGIKSKYPLLENPTLLSNEIIIQKSLRLFHFYLIHRVNELGNHL, encoded by the coding sequence ATGGATTATATTGAAATCATACGCATAAGACGTCGATTCATACCGTATCTTACCGATGACTTAAAAGATCAAAATACAAGGAACGCAATTCTTAGTTACTTAAAGACTCTCAATCAGGAACGTTTAACGATTTCTAGTTATAAAAAAGAAGTAATTGTCCATATATCATCATTTACAAAAAAAGAACATTTAATTGCATATCGAGCTAATATGAGTGCACTCCCTAAAGAATCAATCGAAGAACTCAATCATAAGTCTATGAAAAAAGGAGTTAGACAGGCATTTGGGTATGATATTCATCTAACAATTGCACTCGGGTTAATTACTGAAATCCTTGAAAGTAATTTAGACCATCAATTTCTTTTTATTTTTCAGTCAAATAATCATGACTCAATTAATGGATTACTAAAAAGCAAACAAATGAAGCAATACCAGATTGATGAAATTTATTCGCTTCAATTTGACCCTGAATTAAATGCAAACCAACTACTAATCAGCCCCGGCGTAAGGTACTCGTATTGTAGGGAGATTAAGATTGAAATTACGACTAGACAAAACCCGTTTATTAAAAAGCACCCTGAGCTATTAAAATTTGAACCTGTGAAGCGGTCTACAGAATTAATCGTTAAGTTACAATCATTACTTAAAGAAATTACAAGAGAAAACGATGTGGTGTTATCATTTTGTAACATTCAATCTACATTACTTGAAGAACACAGTACTAAGATGGTTATTTTAGAAGGAACGATTCGAGCGTTTGATTCAGAAGTCATAAAGACACTGAAGGTGAAAATAGAAACTGTAATAGAAAAACTTATGAATGCATACAATAGCAAGATTCATATTTCATATGGGTTATATTATCCAAGGGTGTATAATCATGAGGAGCTAGCTCATACGTTGAATACCTATTATAGTAGAAAGATGGAGTATCAATTGGTTACTAAAGCACCTTACTTATATGGAAATGACTTTGGATTTTATACAAATAAGTTTAATGGATTGCTAATTACGATTGGAATAAAGTCTAAATACCCACTACTAGAAAATCCAACATTACTATCAAACGAAATTATTATACAAAAATCATTACGGTTATTCCATTTTTATTTAATCCATCGAGTTAACGAATTGGGTAATCACTTATGA
- a CDS encoding acyltransferase → MNREERERYFKDKGRRSPIYMECMGEFNSIHLPDEVKTFKLNNRVIMAGHSDIILNWLKEHIDWIDYYKVEYNRSHVKDEQSKTYLQTEVCNQTQTTPNNINIRQKQITQNNITIDKKTIIKENVFIKKDTEIAGECVIGPNVQIGESCIIGEGCILSGTNKDKKKAITLGNRVTIQENVIILSGVRIGNDVTIKMGSIVSSDIPDHLVVAGIPAKRVEKNVDPTIGDHL, encoded by the coding sequence ATGAATAGAGAAGAACGAGAGCGATATTTTAAAGACAAAGGCCGTAGGAGTCCTATTTACATGGAATGTATGGGTGAGTTTAATTCGATTCACTTACCAGATGAAGTGAAGACATTTAAGCTAAACAATCGAGTCATCATGGCGGGCCATTCAGATATCATTTTAAATTGGTTAAAAGAACATATAGATTGGATCGATTATTATAAGGTTGAATACAATCGAAGTCATGTTAAAGATGAACAGAGCAAAACATATTTGCAAACTGAAGTTTGTAACCAAACTCAAACCACACCGAATAATATAAATATTAGACAAAAACAAATCACACAAAATAATATAACGATTGATAAAAAGACCATTATTAAAGAGAATGTATTCATTAAAAAAGATACTGAAATTGCAGGTGAGTGCGTTATTGGACCAAATGTTCAGATAGGAGAGTCATGTATAATTGGTGAGGGCTGTATTTTATCAGGAACTAATAAAGATAAGAAAAAGGCAATAACACTTGGAAATCGGGTAACGATACAAGAGAATGTTATTATATTAAGCGGTGTCAGGATAGGTAATGATGTAACGATTAAAATGGGTAGTATTGTATCAAGTGATATTCCTGATCATCTTGTGGTAGCAGGTATACCTGCTAAAAGAGTTGAAAAGAATGTAGATCCAACGATAGGAGACCACTTATAA
- a CDS encoding aldehyde dehydrogenase — METNEIKTLVKNQKQFFRTGETHELNFRIKQLKNLKNAIKQNEDEILTALKKDLNKSPFEAFITEIAFLYEEIDITIKKLKKWIKPKKVKTPITSFPAKSYIIKEPYGVSLIIAPWNYPFQLVLAPLIGAIASGNCAVLKTSEYAVHTSSSVIKLIEKTFDSSYISAMTGGVEVSQTLLKEQFDHIFFTGSVPVGKIVMKQAAEQLIPVTLELGGKSPVIVDDTVDLKLAAKRIAFGKFLNTGQTCVAPDYILVHERVKSQLITELQNAIRDSYGEDAYKSEDYGRIINDKQYNRLTKLLNSGGKIVSGGMTDSDIRYIEPTIIDDVTFEHEIMKDEIFGPLLPILSYSDLNVAIRNIQSLPKPLALYLFTNDKKTEKRILREVSFGGGCVNDTLMHLANPNLPFGGVGSSGLGAYHGETSIDAFSHEKSILKKANYLDISFRYPPYKSKIKWLRRFFK; from the coding sequence ATGGAAACGAATGAAATAAAGACGCTAGTCAAAAATCAAAAACAATTCTTTAGAACTGGTGAAACACATGAATTAAATTTTAGAATAAAACAGTTAAAGAATTTAAAAAACGCGATTAAACAGAATGAGGATGAGATTTTAACCGCACTTAAAAAAGATTTAAATAAGTCACCGTTTGAAGCCTTTATTACTGAAATTGCATTTCTTTATGAGGAGATAGACATAACGATTAAAAAATTAAAGAAATGGATTAAACCCAAAAAAGTAAAGACACCAATTACAAGCTTCCCGGCCAAAAGTTATATTATAAAGGAACCCTATGGTGTTTCGTTAATCATTGCACCGTGGAATTACCCATTTCAATTGGTCCTTGCCCCATTAATAGGCGCTATTGCATCGGGGAATTGTGCTGTACTAAAAACATCGGAATATGCGGTTCATACCTCGAGTAGTGTGATCAAGTTGATCGAGAAAACATTTGATTCTTCCTATATATCAGCAATGACCGGAGGTGTAGAAGTCAGTCAGACACTTTTAAAAGAGCAGTTTGATCATATCTTTTTCACAGGAAGCGTACCGGTTGGAAAAATAGTCATGAAACAGGCAGCTGAACAATTAATTCCAGTCACACTGGAGCTAGGAGGAAAAAGCCCTGTTATAGTAGATGATACAGTCGACTTAAAATTGGCTGCTAAACGCATTGCATTTGGAAAATTTTTAAATACAGGTCAGACTTGCGTTGCCCCCGATTATATACTCGTGCATGAACGGGTAAAATCACAGTTGATAACAGAACTACAAAATGCAATACGTGACTCTTATGGCGAAGATGCTTATAAGAGTGAAGATTATGGTAGAATAATCAATGATAAACAGTATAATCGACTAACTAAGTTATTAAACTCAGGTGGTAAGATTGTATCAGGAGGTATGACGGATTCTGATATTCGCTATATTGAACCAACTATTATAGATGATGTAACGTTTGAACATGAAATCATGAAAGATGAAATCTTTGGTCCATTGTTACCAATACTTTCATACAGTGATTTAAATGTAGCAATTCGTAATATTCAATCATTACCTAAGCCTTTAGCACTCTATCTTTTTACAAATGATAAGAAGACAGAAAAACGAATTCTTAGAGAAGTTTCATTTGGCGGAGGATGTGTGAATGATACGCTAATGCATTTAGCAAACCCAAATTTACCGTTTGGTGGTGTAGGGAGTAGTGGACTTGGTGCTTATCATGGAGAGACTAGTATCGATGCCTTCTCTCATGAAAAAAGCATACTAAAAAAAGCTAACTATCTTGATATAAGCTTTCGTTATCCTCCGTATAAATCAAAAATCAAATGGTTAAGGCGCTTTTTTAAATGA
- the polA gene encoding DNA polymerase I yields MKKMILIDGNSLLFRAYYATAYSGNLMKSSKGLHTNAIFGFANMMNSLVDNNEFSHILVAFDAGKTTFRHKDYKEYKGGRKPTPNELLEQMPVARQLLDALNIKCYELENYEADDIIGTMSKMAEEQGFDEVEIITGDKDLLQLVSDKTHVNITKKGLSDIETYTIKYLKEKMGVTPDQVTDLKGLMGDSSDNIPGIKGVGEKTALKLLNKYKTVENIVENAEEIKGKLGEKVVAGKDIARLSKQLATIKKDTPIEISIEDLEHKKFDYETLKEFYEYLDFHSFIKRLAVNTDDKEEVEIKYEIVRDPNKVGNILVNGSFVIVETFGTNYHKADILGMGIVNKLGKFYIPNEVLETNQNVQDFLSNSEIDKYTFDFKRAKVALKWHGYDFEGVSFDLLTAAYVLNPSIAKEDLRVIASNFSYDDVSYDEEIYGKGAKYLVPEEEILSAHVVKKATALRQLKPILIDKLREYDQEDLYFDLEFPLVTVLAEMEYTGIDVDRTRLDDIGEELLTRITKLEKDIHELAGKSFNIGSPKQLGVVLFEDLGLKVIKKTKTGYSTNADVLEKLKEKHPIIEKVLEYRTITKLHSTYIEGLKDAIFEDGKIHTIFNQTLTSTGRLSSTEPNLQNIPIRYEEGRNIRKAFVASSEDGVILAADYSQIELRILAHMSGAENLMEAFIHDMDIHTKTAMDVFGVKHEEVTSLMRRQAKAVNFGIVYGISAFGLSENLNISQKEAQKFIDKYLETYPGIKEYMDDIVAKAKLNGYAETMLKRRRYIPELTNKNYMRRQFGERTAMNAPIQGSAADIIKIAMVNVFNRISKEELNTKLLIQVHDELILDVPKEELEQVKTLVKEEMENAFKLNVPLKVDMDYGKSWYEAK; encoded by the coding sequence ATGAAAAAAATGATTTTAATTGATGGAAACAGCTTATTATTCAGGGCTTATTATGCAACTGCATACTCAGGAAACTTAATGAAAAGTTCAAAAGGGCTACATACGAATGCTATCTTTGGTTTTGCAAATATGATGAATAGCTTAGTTGATAATAACGAGTTTTCCCACATATTAGTCGCATTTGATGCAGGGAAGACAACGTTTAGACATAAAGATTACAAGGAATACAAAGGGGGACGTAAACCTACCCCTAATGAACTCTTAGAACAAATGCCTGTAGCAAGACAGCTACTTGATGCACTTAATATTAAATGCTATGAGTTAGAAAATTATGAAGCAGATGATATTATAGGAACCATGTCAAAAATGGCAGAAGAACAAGGTTTCGATGAAGTAGAAATTATCACAGGAGATAAGGATCTACTACAATTAGTATCTGATAAAACACATGTGAATATAACAAAAAAAGGACTTTCAGATATTGAAACGTACACAATCAAATACTTAAAGGAAAAAATGGGCGTTACACCAGATCAGGTTACTGATCTTAAAGGATTAATGGGAGATAGCTCTGATAACATCCCTGGTATAAAAGGTGTAGGAGAAAAAACAGCTCTTAAGTTACTAAATAAATATAAGACTGTTGAAAACATTGTAGAGAATGCCGAAGAAATTAAAGGAAAACTTGGAGAAAAAGTAGTTGCAGGTAAGGACATTGCACGATTAAGTAAGCAACTTGCTACTATTAAGAAGGACACACCAATTGAAATTTCTATAGAGGATCTAGAACATAAGAAATTTGATTATGAAACATTAAAAGAGTTTTATGAGTATCTAGATTTTCATTCATTTATCAAGCGATTAGCAGTAAATACCGATGATAAAGAAGAAGTTGAAATCAAATATGAGATAGTAAGAGATCCGAATAAAGTAGGAAACATTTTGGTTAATGGATCATTTGTGATCGTGGAAACATTCGGTACTAACTACCATAAGGCAGATATTTTAGGAATGGGAATTGTTAATAAACTAGGAAAATTCTATATACCGAATGAAGTACTTGAAACCAATCAAAATGTACAGGATTTCTTAAGTAACTCTGAAATTGATAAATACACGTTTGACTTTAAACGTGCTAAAGTTGCTCTGAAATGGCATGGTTATGACTTTGAAGGAGTAAGTTTTGATCTATTAACGGCAGCTTATGTATTAAATCCTTCAATTGCAAAGGAAGACTTACGTGTTATAGCATCGAACTTCAGTTATGATGATGTTAGCTATGATGAGGAAATCTATGGAAAAGGTGCAAAGTACCTTGTTCCTGAAGAGGAAATTCTCTCTGCTCACGTCGTTAAAAAAGCAACAGCCCTACGACAATTAAAACCAATACTGATAGATAAACTTCGAGAGTATGATCAAGAAGATTTGTATTTTGATTTAGAATTTCCACTTGTAACTGTACTAGCTGAGATGGAGTATACAGGGATTGACGTGGATCGTACAAGGCTAGATGATATTGGTGAGGAACTACTGACTCGAATTACAAAGCTTGAGAAAGACATACATGAATTAGCGGGGAAAAGTTTCAATATTGGCTCTCCTAAACAACTTGGAGTCGTTCTGTTTGAAGACTTAGGACTTAAGGTCATCAAGAAAACGAAGACAGGATACTCAACTAATGCAGATGTATTGGAAAAATTAAAAGAGAAGCATCCGATAATTGAAAAGGTGCTTGAATATAGAACAATTACCAAATTACACAGCACATACATTGAAGGATTGAAAGATGCTATATTTGAGGATGGTAAGATCCATACGATATTCAATCAGACTTTAACCTCAACCGGACGCTTATCATCAACTGAACCAAACCTTCAAAACATTCCGATTCGATATGAAGAAGGACGTAATATTAGAAAGGCTTTTGTTGCAAGTAGTGAGGATGGTGTGATACTAGCGGCCGATTATTCGCAAATCGAGCTTCGCATACTAGCGCATATGTCAGGTGCAGAAAACCTTATGGAAGCCTTTATTCACGACATGGATATCCATACTAAAACAGCCATGGATGTATTTGGGGTAAAACATGAAGAGGTAACTTCCTTAATGAGACGTCAGGCTAAGGCAGTAAACTTCGGAATTGTTTATGGTATTAGTGCCTTTGGTTTATCAGAGAACCTTAATATTTCACAAAAAGAGGCACAAAAGTTTATCGATAAATATCTAGAAACATATCCTGGGATCAAAGAATATATGGATGATATAGTGGCAAAGGCGAAATTAAATGGTTATGCTGAAACGATGTTAAAGCGCCGTCGTTATATCCCTGAACTTACAAATAAAAACTATATGCGTAGACAGTTCGGTGAGCGTACTGCAATGAACGCCCCAATTCAAGGAAGTGCTGCAGACATCATAAAAATTGCTATGGTGAATGTATTCAACCGAATTAGTAAAGAAGAGTTAAATACAAAGCTACTAATCCAAGTACATGATGAATTGATTTTAGATGTTCCTAAAGAAGAACTAGAACAAGTGAAGACGCTAGTTAAAGAGGAAATGGAAAATGCCTTTAAACTAAACGTTCCGCTTAAAGTTGATATGGACTATGGTAAGAGCTGGTATGAGGCGAAGTAA
- a CDS encoding YbaN family protein produces the protein MKMVSKVALIILGTISLVVGVINLLLPVLPTVPFLLIAAACYIRSSETMYNWLTGNKYFGSHIKNYHEGKGITKRNKFLTIVITWISILVSSIVFMPYLIGKIIMIGAAILVTIYMLIVTTYEDDDNSNF, from the coding sequence ATGAAAATGGTATCTAAAGTTGCACTAATTATACTTGGTACGATTTCACTTGTGGTCGGAGTTATTAATTTATTATTGCCTGTTTTACCAACCGTCCCCTTTTTACTAATAGCTGCCGCATGCTATATTAGGAGTTCGGAGACAATGTATAACTGGTTAACAGGGAACAAATATTTTGGTTCTCATATCAAAAACTATCATGAGGGAAAAGGGATTACGAAACGGAATAAGTTTTTGACTATAGTAATTACTTGGATTAGTATTTTAGTTTCCTCAATCGTATTTATGCCGTATCTCATTGGTAAGATTATTATGATTGGTGCTGCTATTTTAGTCACAATCTATATGTTGATTGTGACGACCTATGAAGATGATGATAATTCTAATTTTTAA
- a CDS encoding peroxiredoxin, whose translation MTEAKVGRPAPLFEMEAVMPEGHGLDRFGTVDMGEYIEEGKWIILYFYPLDFTFVCPTEIRRFNELYKEFKEKGAELIAVSTDSAHSHLAWQTHDLGRLDHPHASDNNHVVSEAYGVYDEDKGVAWRGTFIIAPNGILKHASINHGEGGRNVDEVLRTLEVFQNEAEGKLVPCGWNPGNEFLSTDSE comes from the coding sequence GTGACAGAAGCAAAAGTAGGAAGACCTGCGCCGTTATTTGAAATGGAAGCTGTAATGCCAGAGGGTCACGGTTTAGATCGTTTTGGCACAGTAGATATGGGTGAATACATCGAGGAAGGTAAATGGATTATTTTATATTTCTATCCATTAGACTTTACATTCGTGTGCCCTACAGAAATTAGACGTTTCAATGAATTATACAAAGAGTTTAAGGAAAAAGGTGCAGAATTGATTGCAGTATCTACAGACAGTGCACACTCACACTTAGCATGGCAAACACATGACTTAGGACGTCTAGATCATCCACATGCATCAGATAACAATCATGTTGTATCAGAAGCATATGGAGTTTATGATGAAGATAAAGGAGTAGCTTGGCGTGGTACATTTATTATTGCACCAAACGGTATATTAAAGCATGCTTCTATTAACCATGGTGAAGGTGGACGTAATGTTGATGAAGTATTACGTACATTAGAAGTATTCCAAAATGAAGCAGAAGGTAAATTAGTACCTTGTGGATGGAATCCTGGAAACGAATTCTTATCTACAGACAGCGAATAA